The Aspergillus luchuensis IFO 4308 DNA, chromosome 4, nearly complete sequence DNA window ACTGAGGGTGTTATGTGTTATTGCTAATGTTGAGTAGGATCGCATGATGAGCACTGGCCAGGGGTTGGATGAGCTCGCCGCGAGTCAATCGAAGTGAAGAAGGGCCAGGTCTGCCTAGATGCTTGAACATTTATATGAATTCGAAATGCGATTGTAGATAACCGATACTCGCCATAACGCAACCTACATACATCCTCTTCAGGGGCACTGTCACCCATGTAGGGTGCTTAAGGTGTCTCGTGAATGCCGACCGTCATTGATCAATACTGCCTCGGGAGAATATGGTAGAAATAGGAGAAGGCCCATGCTTATCAGACCTCCAAAAATGTGAGAAAAAACAAGTAGAGAGTTAGTGAATCAGCTCATATTGTAATATAGCCATCTAAAAATAAACCGAGAGAGTAGCTGTAGACAAATTATGGCTACACAGTATCAGGTGCAGGCGCCGACCATATTCTGCCCCCTCGCGATAAAAGCGGTCAAAAACTTCACAGAATCCAGGGTGAGCATTCTGAGACTGTAAAAGCTTAAATCCGCTTAAATCCGCGATTTTTTCGACCAGGTTCGCTAGGTTCTGCCGTCTTAAGCGGTGTGGTAAGCGGTCAGAGCTCAGTTTCTGCCGACTTGTCAACAAAGGCGGTCAAATTTTATACAGAATTCAGGGTGAGTGTCTGGGAACTGGAAACTCTTAAATCCGCTTAAATCCGACGTTTTTCGAGCGAGGTTCGCTAGGTTCTGCCGCTCAAAGCGGTCAGCGGAGCGGTAGAACACGTGATGGCAGAATGGAGCTCCTTTTGCAGCCGCGGTTCCAGCGCGTGTTGTTATTAGGCATCTGCTCTTTGGTTTGCTGAGTAGTTGTACGGGGCATTGGCTGTAACTGTTGCCCAGGTTTCTGGAGGGATCTGATACTTCCAGGGAGTATGATGGAAGATTTGCTCTTGTGATCAATAAcggtctactactacctaatGGACTCTCCTAAAATTCAGTTCGGTTCATTTGAACAGCTACATGAAATATATACTCTCGGTTAGCAGAATGAACAACAACCACTCCATTAATATATGCAATTGATGGTGGGAGCTCATAATAGCTTAGGCTGCGATTACTATTCATCATGAGAAAACATTTTTTGCAACATTCTCACAGTATCCCAGACTCGATCTGCAGTGTCTActacccctccttctttctttggcCATCCGCAGCCACAGCAGACGAATGAGCCAGATGTTGTCGGAATGGCGCGGTCGGTGCTAGTGTTACTTAGTGCTACCGGCACTGCGAATCCAATCGCGGCGGTCCTCGTCGGAACTACATATCCGGAAAAACAAAGACcctagaagaagaagcagggatACCGACAGGGATATTGTACAAGGGTTACCTAAAGACAACTACCATTGACCTGAAGGTGCATAATAATTAGTGATACGCTGGTTCTGTTGTCTAAGGATATTCCCCAGTTTGGTGAGATGCAGCAGTCGATGACGACGGGTTGCAGCCCGTGTTAAGCCACTGATGCCCCTCTGTGCTTCTGCAGTGGAATGCTAGCTTGTGATCGTCGACTGCCACGTTGCAGAGTACCCCTCATGGAGGATGCTATCTACTCGTACTGACATTGAAATCTACGCATGCATATTGTCCTACAATGGAAAAAAGTGTGTTGTTGGTTGTTCATTGTGGTATATTCTATTTCATGTCATACACACTACCGTACATCATAAACAGATAGGTGCGTCCAACTCATATTCCAATCGCTTAGAAGTCCTGGGCGGAGGCCTGCTCGAGCTGCTGGCGAGCGTGGTACTTGGCCTTCTCACGGTCGACGAAGTCAAGACCCTTGGTCTCAACCTCGCGGTCGATGAAGGCACCAGCAAGACCGGCGAGGATCTCCTTGGCCTGGGCGTGGTTGTCGGGCTTGCCTGAGAGGATATTAGTATTCTGTATCAAATGGGGAAAGACAAAAGATCGAACGAACCGTTCTTCTCCTGGTGCTCCTCGTAGGCCTTCATGGCCTCGTAGGCAGCGGCACCGCCAATGAGCTCGTGGCTGAACTTGGCCTTGTGCTCCTCGGTGACCTCGGTGCCGGGCTCAAAGTTGCGGAGCTCCTCGTGGGACTGACCCTCGAAGCTGTCTCTGTCTGTAAAGTTGAGATACCGCGTGTCAGCTAGAAGGGCTGGTAGACAAGACCGAGGTTCATCTCATGGTGTTACTCACCGAACCAACCCATGATTGCTGAAAGTGTAGTAGTGAGGTGTGGAGGAATAGGATAGAATGTTTGTGaatggggaaagagaagagctaccaggggggaggagaaggggttgATATAGGTTGAGATGGCTACCCTCTGGGTCCCTGTCCTCCCCTGATGGAGGGGTAAATGATATCATCGTCGTGGTCGACTGAGATCTCGGTCTAATTGGAGTCGTGAGGGGCTTGTTGGGGCCCCCCAAAGAGGTAATGGAGGGGCAGCGCATGGTATACTGGATCACTGAGGATTCagtgggtggatggtgggggcACCGACTGGAGTGGACTGGATTTCTTGTCAAGCGATGATTGGGCGTGATGCGGAAGCTAAGTCGCAACAAGCTCCAGTGAAATCCTATCTGAGCCTTGGGTGGCTGCCAGTGTTTTGGTTGcccggtgatggtgggtttCGGCAGCCATTCGTATGGCCAATACGCGAGAATCCCACTCAACTATCATCGCCTACTGAGTTCTACTAGTCGCAGTAGTGCTGCTATATCGATTTTGGGCGAGATGACGGGACTTGTGAATGGCCACTGCCCCACCGCATCAGCCACTTGGTCCATTGCTCTACTGTCCTCCGTCGGCATGAGGCGCTGTTCTCAGACAAAGGAAGCGAGCATAACCCCAATAGTGTCTcccagtactccgtagcttCTACCCGTCTGACGCTCAGCTTTCTCACCTATCTTAACCGAGACTAGCTGTCTTCGCACAATCGCTTCACTGGCACGATTGCCCGCTCCCTAGGGTTATATCTGACATGTGGTACTCTCAGTGGGAAGGAAACGAAGGCCTGTCTGTCGTTTATTTACACAGCAGCTCTCGATTGGGGCGCTGCTATAATGCCGTGAGAGTAGCAGCGGCACAGCCACACTACCTGCAGAGAAGACGAAACTGAAAGGAGCTATCTAGCGCTAGATAGGTAATGGTAATCGGATCCACCCAACCAGCTCAGGGGTAGACTTTACCCTTTGACTTCAAACCCTCACCGCAAAGGTGAGGTGTTATTTGCCTAATGGCCGCAGTGGGGGTTTCGCCCCAATTCCCAACGATGATGCCATTATCTCAGGCCGTTCGGTGTGATATCGTAAGAGGGTGGTGCCATAATCTTTGTCGGTGGTCTCAAGTAGACAAGCGGTCGCCTCCGCCAGGACTTCTTATCGCATTCATATCGCAGGATTGATGCGAAATGGGCGAAGG harbors:
- a CDS encoding DUF3759 domain-containing protein (COG:S;~EggNog:ENOG410PSVC;~InterPro:IPR022234;~PFAM:PF12585); translated protein: MGWFDRDSFEGQSHEELRNFEPGTEVTEEHKAKFSHELIGGAAAYEAMKAYEEHQEKNGKPDNHAQAKEILAGLAGAFIDREVETKGLDFVDREKAKYHARQQLEQASAQDF